Genomic window (Acidobacteriaceae bacterium):
TATTCGCTGTCGAAGGGCGTTCCGCGGCTGCGGCGGGCGATTTGTAATTGGTACAGGAACAGGTATGGGGTGGATCTGGATCCGGAGACTGAGGCGATTGTGACGATCGGGTCGAAGGAAGGGATTGCGCACTTGTGCCTGGCGCTGCTGGACGATGAGGACACGGTGGCGGTGCCGAATCCGAGCTATCCGATTCATATCTTTGGGCCGGTGATTGCTGGATCGAAGGTACAGAGCATTACGGTGGACGGGATGGACCAGGCTTCGTTGCTGGAGAAGCTGGATCATGATCTGCGCAGGATGGAACCAAGGCCGAAGATTCTGATCCTGAATTTTCCGGCGAATCCCACGACGCAGTGTGTGGACCTGCCGTTCTTCGAGAAGGTGGTGGAGCTTTGCAAGGAGCTGGGAATCTACCTTGTGCACGACCTGGCTTATGCGGATTTGACCTTTGATGGGTATAAGGCTCCGAGCGTGATGCAGGTTCCCGGCGCGAAGGATATTGCGGTGGAGTTCTTTACGCTGTCGAAGAGCTACAACATGCCGGGTTGGCGTGTGGGATTCATGGTGGGGAATAAGGAGTTGGTGGCGGCGCTGGCGCGGATCAAGAGCTACTTCGACTATGGGACGTTTACACCGATCCAGGTGGCTTCGATTGCAGCGCTGGAGGGGCCGCAGGATTGTGTGCGTGAGATTGTGGAGAACTACAGGCACCGGCGCGACGTGCTGGTGCCGGGGTTGAACAAGCTTGGGTGGCCGGTCGAGATGCCGAAGGCCACGATGTTTGCGTGGGCGCGGATTCCGGAGCAATACCGGAAGCTGGGTTCGATTGAGTTTTCGAAGAAGCTGCTGCTGGAGGCTAAGGTGGCGGTGAGCCCTGGGGTTGGGTTTGGAGAACACGGCGATGGCCATGTGCGGTTTTCGCTGATTGAGAACGAGGAGAGGACACGGCAGGCGCTGCGCGGGATCAAGCAGATGTTCAAGGCTGGTTGAAGGCTATCTGTGGGACTCGTTGAGGAAGTCGGCTTCTCGTCGGAGATCGATAGGTCAGGGGGGTCTGGCGGGGCGGCTGTCTGAGAAACTGACCAGATTCCAACACGGGCTGGGCGCGGTATTCTTGTGCGGACATGTCTTCCCCTGCCGCCGCCCCTGACCTGCCCCAGACCTCGACAACTGAACCGAAGCCGGGTGCTGAAAGCACGACCGAAGTGTATGCGATCCATGGAGCGGAGCCGGAGGTGCTGGCGTATGCGATGGCGAGGTACTCGCGGTCGGCGCTGACCATGCGGGAGTCGCTGGTGGAGATCAGCTCGCAGAAGGCTGAGCAGTTTCTGAACACGTTTTATTTCCAGTATGGGCACAGGTCGATCGCGGACCTGGCGCATATTCCGTTTGCGGTGGAGAAGCTGTCGCTGCTGGCAGCGATCACGCTGGTGGATGAGACCAGGTGGGACGGGCAGGAGCGGTCTACTCGATATCAAAATTTTCGGCAGAGCGGGTGGTGCACTCCGGAACTGAGCAAGGGAGCGCGCA
Coding sequences:
- the alaC gene encoding alanine transaminase yields the protein MKEFRRLQRLPAYVFNITTELKAAARKRGEDIIDFGMGNPDGATPKHIVDKLIEASLKTRTHRYSLSKGVPRLRRAICNWYRNRYGVDLDPETEAIVTIGSKEGIAHLCLALLDDEDTVAVPNPSYPIHIFGPVIAGSKVQSITVDGMDQASLLEKLDHDLRRMEPRPKILILNFPANPTTQCVDLPFFEKVVELCKELGIYLVHDLAYADLTFDGYKAPSVMQVPGAKDIAVEFFTLSKSYNMPGWRVGFMVGNKELVAALARIKSYFDYGTFTPIQVASIAALEGPQDCVREIVENYRHRRDVLVPGLNKLGWPVEMPKATMFAWARIPEQYRKLGSIEFSKKLLLEAKVAVSPGVGFGEHGDGHVRFSLIENEERTRQALRGIKQMFKAG